Genomic segment of Microbacterium hydrocarbonoxydans:
AGACGAATTACCGTTCGCAGGCGCCTATTCTCGAGGCCGCCAACGCTCTCATGCACGACCGACCGGGAGCCCTCGAGCTGGTGCCCGCCCGTGAGACCTTCAACGCAGAGGCGCCGACCGTGACGGCGTACGACACCGAGCACGATGAGGCGGCCGGCATCGCGGCATCCGTGTCCGCTCGCATCGAGGCAGGGGCATCGCCCGCCGACATCGCCGTGCTGTACCGCGCCCACGCCCAATCGGCGGTGCTGCAGCAGGCGCTCGCCGCCGAGGGCATCGCGACATCGGTGCTGGGCGGCACTCGCTTCTTCGCGATGCCCGAGGTGCGTCAGGCGATCCTCGCGCTGCGGGCGGCCGCGGTCGCGCCGACCGAACAGGGGTTCCTCCCCGGCGTCCAGCGAGTGCTTCGTGAGCTGGGCCTGACCGACGAACCGCCCGCAGCCGGTGGTGCACAGCGAGACGGGTGGGAGGCGCGCAGGGCGATCCTGCGTCTTGCCGAGGAGGCGGGCCCCGACGAGACGCTGCGCACATTCAGCGATGCGCTGATGGCCAGGGCCAAAGATCAGCATGAGCCCACGATGCGCACAGTCACTCTGTCGACCCTGCACGCGGCGAAGGGCCTCGAATGGCCGCACGTACATCTCGCCGGGTGGGCCGAGGGCTCCTTGCCGATCTCCTACGCGACGGGCTTCGAGGCGATCGACGAGGAGCGACGCCTCGCGTACGTCGGCGTCACGCGCGCTGCGCGTACGCTCGCAGTGTCGTGGGCGCGCTCGGCCGGACGAGGAGAGCGGGCTCCATCGCGGTTCCTGGCAGAGATCGGGACGACAGGTCGCGGCACCGGCATTCTTCGTGAAATGTCACCGAACGCCACACGCGGTGGCCGTCGGCGCTGACCTCGACGTACGTGCCCGCCTCGGAATCCGAGAGCAGGAGTCGCGCGACCAGGCGAGCAGCATCCGCGATGCGGGCGAGGCTGATCGGGCCGGCGGGCCTGCCGATGAGCTGGGCGTGCATCCGCGGCCAGTGAGAATCTCTGTCGCGCTCGTGTCCGTCTCGGCAGGAGAGGCACGGCGATTCGCCGGGCACGATGAGCGGCCCGACCGTCGTACGCCCGCGTTCCAGAGCCACGGGCAGGTGTGGGGTGTCGTCGCGCAGGTAGCGCGCGAAATGCAGCGCAGCCGCTGCTCCTTCGAGCAGAACCACACCGATGTCCTCGGCGGCCGTCCGCACCCCGAGCGTGACACCCTCGTCGGCCAGCGCGTCGCGCAGCCGGTACTCGCATCGCGCATCGAGAACGTCGATGGTCTCGACCCATGCGGCCCGCGGGGGAGGAGAGTCGTCGACGAGCAGCGGCTCCAGACGGGTGAGGAGCATTCGCGCTTCCGCACGCGGTGCCCCCACCGCATGGGCCACGACGTCGAAAGCGCCGCGACGGAACCCCGCCGCCATCCGCCCGACGAGCAACTCGACCCAGGGTGCCGACGCGGGTATGCGCAGCGTCCCCTCGATGCCGATCTGCAAGGTCTCACCGTCGCGCCACAGCAGCGGCACATCGGGATCGAGGCGGGTGAGGATCCTGGGCGTCAGCGGAGACATCCCCCGATTCTGCGGACGCCGTCACCCGAATGGGGCGCATCCGCGGCATCGGTGGAGAACTCCTCGACGACACGCAGGGTCACACCGGTCGGTCTCCTCCGGGTCCGTCCTCGCCGTCCTCGTCATCCTCGTCGCTCGGTTCCTCGTCGGCCGAGTCCTCTCCGGCGAAGTCGTCTCCGTCCAGCAGGCGCGCGAGGGCTTCGTCGAACTCATCGGCGACCGGCTGCTCTCCTCGGGCCGTCGCCTGCAGTCGGGCGACGAGCGCGGTCGGGTCGTCGATGTCTTCGGCAGTCGGCATCAGATCGGGGTAGTCCCACAGCGCGTCGCGTCCTCCGGTGCCGACGGCATCCGTCACGGCCTGCCACATCGCGGATGCCTCCCGCAGCCGTCGCGGGCGGAGCTTGAGACCCACGAGCGCGCCGAGCGCGTCTTCGGCGGGCCCGCCCACTGCGCGTCGACGACGCGCCGCCTCGGCGATGCGCGCGCCGTCGGGAAGCCGTGACGTCGCCTGTGCGGTCACGACGTCGACCCAGCCGTCGATCGTCGCGACCAGGTTCTCGAGTCGCGCCAGCGCCTCGCTCTGGGCCTCGCTCTGCGAAGGCAGCAGCGCGCCGCCCTCGATCGCCGCCCGGAGCTCCTCGGGGTTGGACGGGTCGAGACGACTCGCGACGTCTTCGAGCGCATCGACATCGACCGTCACGCCACGGGCGAAGTCGGTGATCTGCGCCATGACGTGCAGATGCAGCCACTTCGCGTGCCGATACAGCCGTGCATATGCCAGCTCGCGCGTCGCGAGGTACAGCGTGATCTGGTCTTCGGGGATCTCGAGCCCCTCGCCGAACGCGGTGAGGTTCTGCGGGATCACCGCCGCTGTCCCTGCAGGGAGCACCGGAATGCCCACGTCGCCACCCGAGACGACCTCGAGCGACAGATTGCCGAGCACCTGGCCGAACTGCGCCGCGAACACCGACCCTCCGAGGCCGCGCATGAGCTTTCCCGCTCCTTGGACGAGACCGCGCATGTCTTCGGGCACCTGCGTGTCCAGCGCGCTCGTCAACGCATCGGCGATGCTCGTCGAGACCGGCTCCGCGATCTCCTTCCACACCGGCAGGGTGGCTTCGACCCATTCGCCGCGCGTCATGGCGCGCGGTGCCTCGGAGAGCTCCGAGATCGTGGTCGCCTCACCGAGCCACAGGTTCGCGAGAGCGAAGGAATCGGTCAGAGAGGTCCGGGAGCCGTCGGTGATGCCGAGGCCGTCCCGATTCGCGATGTGCAGCGCCTGACGGAGGGAGCTCTCCCAGGCATCGCCTCCGAACGCGCCCTGGAGCTGAGCCATGATGGTCTGCATCATGGCCGGGTCGAGCTGAAGCCCG
This window contains:
- a CDS encoding ATP-dependent helicase, translating into MSALEALDERQREAASVLRGPVAVLAGAGTGKTRVITHRIAHGVDTGAYSPSRVMAVTFTAKAAGELRGRLRALGVEGVAARTFHAAALAQLNFFWPTLAGSPAPSIIDNKVRMLGQAADAMRMRPTTATLRDIASEIEWRKVSMLSIDQHAALGRSVTGIDHDQLIELQQRYEALKDERHQLDFEDVLLACAGMLEAEPRVAASVHEQYRHFTVDEFQDVSPLQNRLLELWLGDRRDICVVGDASQTIYSFAGAEQRFLLEFERRHPDATVVRLETNYRSQAPILEAANALMHDRPGALELVPARETFNAEAPTVTAYDTEHDEAAGIAASVSARIEAGASPADIAVLYRAHAQSAVLQQALAAEGIATSVLGGTRFFAMPEVRQAILALRAAAVAPTEQGFLPGVQRVLRELGLTDEPPAAGGAQRDGWEARRAILRLAEEAGPDETLRTFSDALMARAKDQHEPTMRTVTLSTLHAAKGLEWPHVHLAGWAEGSLPISYATGFEAIDEERRLAYVGVTRAARTLAVSWARSAGRGERAPSRFLAEIGTTGRGTGILREMSPNATRGGRRR
- a CDS encoding zinc-dependent metalloprotease, producing MADNDPTPEDFEEFLRRMMSGQGAGDIDPEALRDALSGMDGLQLDPAMMQTIMAQLQGAFGGDAWESSLRQALHIANRDGLGITDGSRTSLTDSFALANLWLGEATTISELSEAPRAMTRGEWVEATLPVWKEIAEPVSTSIADALTSALDTQVPEDMRGLVQGAGKLMRGLGGSVFAAQFGQVLGNLSLEVVSGGDVGIPVLPAGTAAVIPQNLTAFGEGLEIPEDQITLYLATRELAYARLYRHAKWLHLHVMAQITDFARGVTVDVDALEDVASRLDPSNPEELRAAIEGGALLPSQSEAQSEALARLENLVATIDGWVDVVTAQATSRLPDGARIAEAARRRRAVGGPAEDALGALVGLKLRPRRLREASAMWQAVTDAVGTGGRDALWDYPDLMPTAEDIDDPTALVARLQATARGEQPVADEFDEALARLLDGDDFAGEDSADEEPSDEDDEDGEDGPGGDRPV